A single Loxodonta africana isolate mLoxAfr1 chromosome 12, mLoxAfr1.hap2, whole genome shotgun sequence DNA region contains:
- the PRR14 gene encoding proline-rich protein 14 isoform X5, producing MMASEAASLRFSPPRKTGTGDWAVPCGSEKKALGGWAGLGKVGFKGAGGGSRRRPGIRGRQRPQPGIPQGPPGAAASPMDLPGDSSPSGGPRLCRQPLTRGLWAAGSPKRPRLQPMGAPSPLEKASRRVLAVVLEDVMAAHMAPLVPQEDASTPRHHTNHWDSIHSQPPASPSQQSVWCPQARSPNPLRLCREPLSRVHWPPSTQRRRSRMSPVPEESSSQKVDRVPQPTLVVMLEDIAGPRSPAKGFVDETSNFTIPARRAEAMTMVHQPVSLPKDLEAPFQPSALPTGHSESPPPAPDPDLESPSTPPASSLLRPHLSPWGLAPLFRSVRSKLESFADIFLTPNKAPRPPPPAPPMKLELKIAISEAEQSGAPEGATSISPRPPIRQWRAQDHSPPALLPKPSLGRSHSCPNLGPPGPGACTWLPVPSHSNRPRPRRHTVGGGEMAQAPPPPRPCLRKEVFPLGGVGASPPLTTSCSSTASTSSFSEPADPRLGSPQRKEPRAPEDQVLSGPETKTMGKVSRFRIRRTPARPQLNLTPMGLPRPVRLNKKEFSLEEIYTNKNYQSPTTRRTFETIFEEPRERNGTLIFTSSRKLRRAVEFRDSSLPRSRRPYRGVRAAAGRTLPPNLTPNPDVGPLLQQRLEELDALLLEEKEEEEMDGEQPHWT from the exons ATGATGGCCTCGGAGGCGGCTTCACTTCGTTTCTCACCACCCCGGAAGACGGGGACCGGCGATTGGGCGGTGCCCTGCGGCTCCGAAAAGAAGGCCCTAGGCGGTTGGGCAGGGTTAGGTAAGGTTGGTTTTAAAGGAGCCGGTGGTGGGAGCCGTCGAAGACCCGGGATCCGCGGGAGGCAGCG GCCGCAGCCTGGGATCCCTCAGGGACCCCCCGGAGCCGCCGCTTCCCCCATGGACTTGCCCGGGGACTCCAG CCCGTCTGGCGGGCCGCGTCTGTGCCGCCAGCCACTGACCCGAGGGTTATGGGCAGCCGGGAGCCCAAAACGGCCGAGGCTGCAGCCCATGGGGGCTCCTTCGCCCCTGGAAAAGGCCTCTCGACGAGTCCTGGCCGTGGTGCTGGAAGATGTCATGGCTGCCCACATG GCCCCTCTGGTGCCCCAAGAGGATGCTTCCACCCCTCGGCACCACACCAACCATTGGGATTCCATCCACAGCCAGCCACCTGCCTCACCATCCCAACAGTCTGTGTGGTGCCCACAGGCCAG GTCTCCCAACCCTCTGCGCTTGTGCCGAGAGCCCTTGAGCCGTGTCCACTGGCCCCCTTCAACCCAGAGGCGGCGATCAAGGATGAGCCCTGTTCCAGAGGAGTCCTCTTCACAAAAGGTGGACCGAGTCCCCCAGCCCACCCTGGTGGTGATGCTGGAAGACATTGCTGGCCCCAGATCCCCAGCTAAG GGTTTTGTCGATGAGACCTCCAACTTCACCATCCCAGCACGAAG AGCCGAGGCCATGACAATGGTTCACCAGCCAGTGTCTCTGCCCAAGGACCTGGAAGCCCCATTCCAGCCATCTGCCCTGCCTACAGGCCATTCAGAGAGCCCACCACCAG CCCCAGATCCTGACTTGGAGTCCCCATCAACCCCACCAGCGTCCAGCCTTTTACGTCCCCACCTCAGTCCTTGGGGCCTGGCCCCCCTCTTCCGTTCCGTCCGCTCCAAGTTGGAGAGTTTCGCTGACATCTTCCTCACACCCAACAAAGCCCCGCGGCCCCCACCCCCGGCACCTCCAATGAAGCTAGAGTTGAAGATTGCCATTTCAGAGGCGGAGCAGTCTGGGGCACCTGAGGGTGCCACGTCTATTAGTCCCAGGCCCCCTATCCGCCAGTGGCGGGCCCAGGACCACAGTCCCCCAGCATTGCTCCCTAAGCCCTCTCTGGGCCGAAGCCACTCCTGCCCCAATCTAGGGCCCCCTGGCCCAGGTGCCTGCACCTGGCTCCCCGTCCCATCCCATTCAAACCGGCCTCGACCCCGGCGGCACACTGTGGGTGGTGGAGAGATGGCCCAAGCCCCGCCACCTCCTCGGCCCTGTCTCCGGAAAGAGGTGTTTCCTCTCGGAGGTGTGGGAGCCTCCCCACCCCTCACCACATCTTGCTCGTCCACTGCATCCACTTCCTCCTTCTCCGAGCCTGCAGACCCCAG GTTGGGCTCACCCCAGAGGAAGGAGCCAAGGGCCCCAGAGGACCAGGTTCTTTCAGGCCCTGAGACCAAG ACCATGGGAAAGGTTTCTCGATTTAGAATACGCAGGACACCGGCCCGGCCTCAACTCAACCTTACACCAATGGGGCTGCCTCGACCAGTCAG GTTGAACAAGAAGGAGTTCAGTTTGGAAGAAATTTACACCAATAAGAATTACCAATCGCCCACAACCAGGAG GACCTTTGAGACCATCTTTGAGGAACCCCGGGAACGCAATGGAACTCTGATCTTCACCAGCTCAAGGAAGCTCCGGCGGGCTGTAGAGTTTCGGGACAGCAGCCTTCCTCGCTCCCGGCGGCCCTACCGAGGGGTCCGTGCTGCAGCTGGCAGGACCCTTCCTCCCAACCTGACCCCAAACCCAGACGTGGGACCCCTACTGCAGCAGCGGCTGGAGGAGCTGGATGCCTTGCttttggaggagaaggaggaggaggaaatggatggGGAGCAGCCCCATTGGACCTAG
- the PRR14 gene encoding proline-rich protein 14 isoform X3 — protein MMASEAASLRFSPPRKTGTGDWAVPCGSEKKALGGWAGLGKVGFKGAGGGSRRRPGIRGRQRPSGGPRLCRQPLTRGLWAAGSPKRPRLQPMGAPSPLEKASRRVLAVVLEDVMAAHMAPLVPQEDASTPRHHTNHWDSIHSQPPASPSQQSVWCPQARSPNPLRLCREPLSRVHWPPSTQRRRSRMSPVPEESSSQKVDRVPQPTLVVMLEDIAGPRSPAKVPEHRGFVDETSNFTIPARRAEAMTMVHQPVSLPKDLEAPFQPSALPTGHSESPPPAPDPDLESPSTPPASSLLRPHLSPWGLAPLFRSVRSKLESFADIFLTPNKAPRPPPPAPPMKLELKIAISEAEQSGAPEGATSISPRPPIRQWRAQDHSPPALLPKPSLGRSHSCPNLGPPGPGACTWLPVPSHSNRPRPRRHTVGGGEMAQAPPPPRPCLRKEVFPLGGVGASPPLTTSCSSTASTSSFSEPADPRLGSPQRKEPRAPEDQVLSGPETKVGVQVRERYEVGARAHATLSPSALFLQTMGKVSRFRIRRTPARPQLNLTPMGLPRPVRLNKKEFSLEEIYTNKNYQSPTTRRTFETIFEEPRERNGTLIFTSSRKLRRAVEFRDSSLPRSRRPYRGVRAAAGRTLPPNLTPNPDVGPLLQQRLEELDALLLEEKEEEEMDGEQPHWT, from the exons ATGATGGCCTCGGAGGCGGCTTCACTTCGTTTCTCACCACCCCGGAAGACGGGGACCGGCGATTGGGCGGTGCCCTGCGGCTCCGAAAAGAAGGCCCTAGGCGGTTGGGCAGGGTTAGGTAAGGTTGGTTTTAAAGGAGCCGGTGGTGGGAGCCGTCGAAGACCCGGGATCCGCGGGAGGCAGCG CCCGTCTGGCGGGCCGCGTCTGTGCCGCCAGCCACTGACCCGAGGGTTATGGGCAGCCGGGAGCCCAAAACGGCCGAGGCTGCAGCCCATGGGGGCTCCTTCGCCCCTGGAAAAGGCCTCTCGACGAGTCCTGGCCGTGGTGCTGGAAGATGTCATGGCTGCCCACATG GCCCCTCTGGTGCCCCAAGAGGATGCTTCCACCCCTCGGCACCACACCAACCATTGGGATTCCATCCACAGCCAGCCACCTGCCTCACCATCCCAACAGTCTGTGTGGTGCCCACAGGCCAG GTCTCCCAACCCTCTGCGCTTGTGCCGAGAGCCCTTGAGCCGTGTCCACTGGCCCCCTTCAACCCAGAGGCGGCGATCAAGGATGAGCCCTGTTCCAGAGGAGTCCTCTTCACAAAAGGTGGACCGAGTCCCCCAGCCCACCCTGGTGGTGATGCTGGAAGACATTGCTGGCCCCAGATCCCCAGCTAAGGTACCCGAACATCGG GGTTTTGTCGATGAGACCTCCAACTTCACCATCCCAGCACGAAG AGCCGAGGCCATGACAATGGTTCACCAGCCAGTGTCTCTGCCCAAGGACCTGGAAGCCCCATTCCAGCCATCTGCCCTGCCTACAGGCCATTCAGAGAGCCCACCACCAG CCCCAGATCCTGACTTGGAGTCCCCATCAACCCCACCAGCGTCCAGCCTTTTACGTCCCCACCTCAGTCCTTGGGGCCTGGCCCCCCTCTTCCGTTCCGTCCGCTCCAAGTTGGAGAGTTTCGCTGACATCTTCCTCACACCCAACAAAGCCCCGCGGCCCCCACCCCCGGCACCTCCAATGAAGCTAGAGTTGAAGATTGCCATTTCAGAGGCGGAGCAGTCTGGGGCACCTGAGGGTGCCACGTCTATTAGTCCCAGGCCCCCTATCCGCCAGTGGCGGGCCCAGGACCACAGTCCCCCAGCATTGCTCCCTAAGCCCTCTCTGGGCCGAAGCCACTCCTGCCCCAATCTAGGGCCCCCTGGCCCAGGTGCCTGCACCTGGCTCCCCGTCCCATCCCATTCAAACCGGCCTCGACCCCGGCGGCACACTGTGGGTGGTGGAGAGATGGCCCAAGCCCCGCCACCTCCTCGGCCCTGTCTCCGGAAAGAGGTGTTTCCTCTCGGAGGTGTGGGAGCCTCCCCACCCCTCACCACATCTTGCTCGTCCACTGCATCCACTTCCTCCTTCTCCGAGCCTGCAGACCCCAG GTTGGGCTCACCCCAGAGGAAGGAGCCAAGGGCCCCAGAGGACCAGGTTCTTTCAGGCCCTGAGACCAAGGTGGGAGTACAGGTGAGGGAGAGGTACGAGGTAGGGGCCAGAGCCCACGCCACACTCTCACCCTCGGCCCTATTTCTGCAGACCATGGGAAAGGTTTCTCGATTTAGAATACGCAGGACACCGGCCCGGCCTCAACTCAACCTTACACCAATGGGGCTGCCTCGACCAGTCAG GTTGAACAAGAAGGAGTTCAGTTTGGAAGAAATTTACACCAATAAGAATTACCAATCGCCCACAACCAGGAG GACCTTTGAGACCATCTTTGAGGAACCCCGGGAACGCAATGGAACTCTGATCTTCACCAGCTCAAGGAAGCTCCGGCGGGCTGTAGAGTTTCGGGACAGCAGCCTTCCTCGCTCCCGGCGGCCCTACCGAGGGGTCCGTGCTGCAGCTGGCAGGACCCTTCCTCCCAACCTGACCCCAAACCCAGACGTGGGACCCCTACTGCAGCAGCGGCTGGAGGAGCTGGATGCCTTGCttttggaggagaaggaggaggaggaaatggatggGGAGCAGCCCCATTGGACCTAG
- the PRR14 gene encoding proline-rich protein 14 isoform X8 has translation MMASEAASLRFSPPRKTGTGDWAVPCGSEKKALGGWAGLGKVGFKGAGGGSRRRPGIRGRQRPQPGIPQGPPGAAASPMDLPGDSSPSGGPRLCRQPLTRGLWAAGSPKRPRLQPMGAPSPLEKASRRVLAVVLEDVMAAHMAPLVPQEDASTPRHHTNHWDSIHSQPPASPSQQSVWCPQARSPNPLRLCREPLSRVHWPPSTQRRRSRMSPVPEESSSQKVDRVPQPTLVVMLEDIAGPRSPAKVPEHRGFVDETSNFTIPARRAEAMTMVHQPVSLPKDLEAPFQPSALPTGHSESPPPAPDPDLESPSTPPASSLLRPHLSPWGLAPLFRSVRSKLESFADIFLTPNKAPRPPPPAPPMKLELKIAISEAEQSGAPEGATSISPRPPIRQWRAQDHSPPALLPKPSLGRSHSCPNLGPPGPGACTWLPVPSHSNRPRPRRHTVGGGEMAQAPPPPRPCLRKEVFPLGGVGASPPLTTSCSSTASTSSFSEPADPRPWERFLDLEYAGHRPGLNSTLHQWGCLDQSGERLTAHVDVLTKYVGSDPCRVTLSGIIVQSGVFDLERYGLSLELPVRLR, from the exons ATGATGGCCTCGGAGGCGGCTTCACTTCGTTTCTCACCACCCCGGAAGACGGGGACCGGCGATTGGGCGGTGCCCTGCGGCTCCGAAAAGAAGGCCCTAGGCGGTTGGGCAGGGTTAGGTAAGGTTGGTTTTAAAGGAGCCGGTGGTGGGAGCCGTCGAAGACCCGGGATCCGCGGGAGGCAGCG GCCGCAGCCTGGGATCCCTCAGGGACCCCCCGGAGCCGCCGCTTCCCCCATGGACTTGCCCGGGGACTCCAG CCCGTCTGGCGGGCCGCGTCTGTGCCGCCAGCCACTGACCCGAGGGTTATGGGCAGCCGGGAGCCCAAAACGGCCGAGGCTGCAGCCCATGGGGGCTCCTTCGCCCCTGGAAAAGGCCTCTCGACGAGTCCTGGCCGTGGTGCTGGAAGATGTCATGGCTGCCCACATG GCCCCTCTGGTGCCCCAAGAGGATGCTTCCACCCCTCGGCACCACACCAACCATTGGGATTCCATCCACAGCCAGCCACCTGCCTCACCATCCCAACAGTCTGTGTGGTGCCCACAGGCCAG GTCTCCCAACCCTCTGCGCTTGTGCCGAGAGCCCTTGAGCCGTGTCCACTGGCCCCCTTCAACCCAGAGGCGGCGATCAAGGATGAGCCCTGTTCCAGAGGAGTCCTCTTCACAAAAGGTGGACCGAGTCCCCCAGCCCACCCTGGTGGTGATGCTGGAAGACATTGCTGGCCCCAGATCCCCAGCTAAGGTACCCGAACATCGG GGTTTTGTCGATGAGACCTCCAACTTCACCATCCCAGCACGAAG AGCCGAGGCCATGACAATGGTTCACCAGCCAGTGTCTCTGCCCAAGGACCTGGAAGCCCCATTCCAGCCATCTGCCCTGCCTACAGGCCATTCAGAGAGCCCACCACCAG CCCCAGATCCTGACTTGGAGTCCCCATCAACCCCACCAGCGTCCAGCCTTTTACGTCCCCACCTCAGTCCTTGGGGCCTGGCCCCCCTCTTCCGTTCCGTCCGCTCCAAGTTGGAGAGTTTCGCTGACATCTTCCTCACACCCAACAAAGCCCCGCGGCCCCCACCCCCGGCACCTCCAATGAAGCTAGAGTTGAAGATTGCCATTTCAGAGGCGGAGCAGTCTGGGGCACCTGAGGGTGCCACGTCTATTAGTCCCAGGCCCCCTATCCGCCAGTGGCGGGCCCAGGACCACAGTCCCCCAGCATTGCTCCCTAAGCCCTCTCTGGGCCGAAGCCACTCCTGCCCCAATCTAGGGCCCCCTGGCCCAGGTGCCTGCACCTGGCTCCCCGTCCCATCCCATTCAAACCGGCCTCGACCCCGGCGGCACACTGTGGGTGGTGGAGAGATGGCCCAAGCCCCGCCACCTCCTCGGCCCTGTCTCCGGAAAGAGGTGTTTCCTCTCGGAGGTGTGGGAGCCTCCCCACCCCTCACCACATCTTGCTCGTCCACTGCATCCACTTCCTCCTTCTCCGAGCCTGCAGACCCCAG ACCATGGGAAAGGTTTCTCGATTTAGAATACGCAGGACACCGGCCCGGCCTCAACTCAACCTTACACCAATGGGGCTGCCTCGACCAGTCAGGTGAGAGGCTCACAGCCCATGTCGATGTCTTGACCAAATATGTGGGCTCAGATCCCTGCAGGGTGACTTTGTCAGGGATCATAGTCCAGTCTGGAGTATTCGATTTGGAAAGATACGGTTTGAGCCTGGAACTACCTGTCCGTCTGAGGTAG
- the PRR14 gene encoding proline-rich protein 14 isoform X1 has translation MMASEAASLRFSPPRKTGTGDWAVPCGSEKKALGGWAGLGKVGFKGAGGGSRRRPGIRGRQRPQPGIPQGPPGAAASPMDLPGDSSPSGGPRLCRQPLTRGLWAAGSPKRPRLQPMGAPSPLEKASRRVLAVVLEDVMAAHMAPLVPQEDASTPRHHTNHWDSIHSQPPASPSQQSVWCPQARSPNPLRLCREPLSRVHWPPSTQRRRSRMSPVPEESSSQKVDRVPQPTLVVMLEDIAGPRSPAKVPEHRGFVDETSNFTIPARRAEAMTMVHQPVSLPKDLEAPFQPSALPTGHSESPPPAPDPDLESPSTPPASSLLRPHLSPWGLAPLFRSVRSKLESFADIFLTPNKAPRPPPPAPPMKLELKIAISEAEQSGAPEGATSISPRPPIRQWRAQDHSPPALLPKPSLGRSHSCPNLGPPGPGACTWLPVPSHSNRPRPRRHTVGGGEMAQAPPPPRPCLRKEVFPLGGVGASPPLTTSCSSTASTSSFSEPADPRLGSPQRKEPRAPEDQVLSGPETKVGVQVRERYEVGARAHATLSPSALFLQTMGKVSRFRIRRTPARPQLNLTPMGLPRPVRLNKKEFSLEEIYTNKNYQSPTTRRTFETIFEEPRERNGTLIFTSSRKLRRAVEFRDSSLPRSRRPYRGVRAAAGRTLPPNLTPNPDVGPLLQQRLEELDALLLEEKEEEEMDGEQPHWT, from the exons ATGATGGCCTCGGAGGCGGCTTCACTTCGTTTCTCACCACCCCGGAAGACGGGGACCGGCGATTGGGCGGTGCCCTGCGGCTCCGAAAAGAAGGCCCTAGGCGGTTGGGCAGGGTTAGGTAAGGTTGGTTTTAAAGGAGCCGGTGGTGGGAGCCGTCGAAGACCCGGGATCCGCGGGAGGCAGCG GCCGCAGCCTGGGATCCCTCAGGGACCCCCCGGAGCCGCCGCTTCCCCCATGGACTTGCCCGGGGACTCCAG CCCGTCTGGCGGGCCGCGTCTGTGCCGCCAGCCACTGACCCGAGGGTTATGGGCAGCCGGGAGCCCAAAACGGCCGAGGCTGCAGCCCATGGGGGCTCCTTCGCCCCTGGAAAAGGCCTCTCGACGAGTCCTGGCCGTGGTGCTGGAAGATGTCATGGCTGCCCACATG GCCCCTCTGGTGCCCCAAGAGGATGCTTCCACCCCTCGGCACCACACCAACCATTGGGATTCCATCCACAGCCAGCCACCTGCCTCACCATCCCAACAGTCTGTGTGGTGCCCACAGGCCAG GTCTCCCAACCCTCTGCGCTTGTGCCGAGAGCCCTTGAGCCGTGTCCACTGGCCCCCTTCAACCCAGAGGCGGCGATCAAGGATGAGCCCTGTTCCAGAGGAGTCCTCTTCACAAAAGGTGGACCGAGTCCCCCAGCCCACCCTGGTGGTGATGCTGGAAGACATTGCTGGCCCCAGATCCCCAGCTAAGGTACCCGAACATCGG GGTTTTGTCGATGAGACCTCCAACTTCACCATCCCAGCACGAAG AGCCGAGGCCATGACAATGGTTCACCAGCCAGTGTCTCTGCCCAAGGACCTGGAAGCCCCATTCCAGCCATCTGCCCTGCCTACAGGCCATTCAGAGAGCCCACCACCAG CCCCAGATCCTGACTTGGAGTCCCCATCAACCCCACCAGCGTCCAGCCTTTTACGTCCCCACCTCAGTCCTTGGGGCCTGGCCCCCCTCTTCCGTTCCGTCCGCTCCAAGTTGGAGAGTTTCGCTGACATCTTCCTCACACCCAACAAAGCCCCGCGGCCCCCACCCCCGGCACCTCCAATGAAGCTAGAGTTGAAGATTGCCATTTCAGAGGCGGAGCAGTCTGGGGCACCTGAGGGTGCCACGTCTATTAGTCCCAGGCCCCCTATCCGCCAGTGGCGGGCCCAGGACCACAGTCCCCCAGCATTGCTCCCTAAGCCCTCTCTGGGCCGAAGCCACTCCTGCCCCAATCTAGGGCCCCCTGGCCCAGGTGCCTGCACCTGGCTCCCCGTCCCATCCCATTCAAACCGGCCTCGACCCCGGCGGCACACTGTGGGTGGTGGAGAGATGGCCCAAGCCCCGCCACCTCCTCGGCCCTGTCTCCGGAAAGAGGTGTTTCCTCTCGGAGGTGTGGGAGCCTCCCCACCCCTCACCACATCTTGCTCGTCCACTGCATCCACTTCCTCCTTCTCCGAGCCTGCAGACCCCAG GTTGGGCTCACCCCAGAGGAAGGAGCCAAGGGCCCCAGAGGACCAGGTTCTTTCAGGCCCTGAGACCAAGGTGGGAGTACAGGTGAGGGAGAGGTACGAGGTAGGGGCCAGAGCCCACGCCACACTCTCACCCTCGGCCCTATTTCTGCAGACCATGGGAAAGGTTTCTCGATTTAGAATACGCAGGACACCGGCCCGGCCTCAACTCAACCTTACACCAATGGGGCTGCCTCGACCAGTCAG GTTGAACAAGAAGGAGTTCAGTTTGGAAGAAATTTACACCAATAAGAATTACCAATCGCCCACAACCAGGAG GACCTTTGAGACCATCTTTGAGGAACCCCGGGAACGCAATGGAACTCTGATCTTCACCAGCTCAAGGAAGCTCCGGCGGGCTGTAGAGTTTCGGGACAGCAGCCTTCCTCGCTCCCGGCGGCCCTACCGAGGGGTCCGTGCTGCAGCTGGCAGGACCCTTCCTCCCAACCTGACCCCAAACCCAGACGTGGGACCCCTACTGCAGCAGCGGCTGGAGGAGCTGGATGCCTTGCttttggaggagaaggaggaggaggaaatggatggGGAGCAGCCCCATTGGACCTAG
- the PRR14 gene encoding proline-rich protein 14 isoform X7 produces the protein MMASEAASLRFSPPRKTGTGDWAVPCGSEKKALGGWAGLGKVGFKGAGGGSRRRPGIRGRQRPQPGIPQGPPGAAASPMDLPGDSSPSGGPRLCRQPLTRGLWAAGSPKRPRLQPMGAPSPLEKASRRVLAVVLEDVMAAHMAPLVPQEDASTPRHHTNHWDSIHSQPPASPSQQSVWCPQARSPNPLRLCREPLSRVHWPPSTQRRRSRMSPVPEESSSQKVDRVPQPTLVVMLEDIAGPRSPAKVPEHRGFVDETSNFTIPARRAEAMTMVHQPVSLPKDLEAPFQPSALPTGHSESPPPAPDPDLESPSTPPASSLLRPHLSPWGLAPLFRSVRSKLESFADIFLTPNKAPRPPPPAPPMKLELKIAISEAEQSGAPEGATSISPRPPIRQWRAQDHSPPALLPKPSLGRSHSCPNLGPPGPGACTWLPVPSHSNRPRPRRHTVGGGEMAQAPPPPRPCLRKEVFPLGGVGASPPLTTSCSSTASTSSFSEPADPRLNKKEFSLEEIYTNKNYQSPTTRRTFETIFEEPRERNGTLIFTSSRKLRRAVEFRDSSLPRSRRPYRGVRAAAGRTLPPNLTPNPDVGPLLQQRLEELDALLLEEKEEEEMDGEQPHWT, from the exons ATGATGGCCTCGGAGGCGGCTTCACTTCGTTTCTCACCACCCCGGAAGACGGGGACCGGCGATTGGGCGGTGCCCTGCGGCTCCGAAAAGAAGGCCCTAGGCGGTTGGGCAGGGTTAGGTAAGGTTGGTTTTAAAGGAGCCGGTGGTGGGAGCCGTCGAAGACCCGGGATCCGCGGGAGGCAGCG GCCGCAGCCTGGGATCCCTCAGGGACCCCCCGGAGCCGCCGCTTCCCCCATGGACTTGCCCGGGGACTCCAG CCCGTCTGGCGGGCCGCGTCTGTGCCGCCAGCCACTGACCCGAGGGTTATGGGCAGCCGGGAGCCCAAAACGGCCGAGGCTGCAGCCCATGGGGGCTCCTTCGCCCCTGGAAAAGGCCTCTCGACGAGTCCTGGCCGTGGTGCTGGAAGATGTCATGGCTGCCCACATG GCCCCTCTGGTGCCCCAAGAGGATGCTTCCACCCCTCGGCACCACACCAACCATTGGGATTCCATCCACAGCCAGCCACCTGCCTCACCATCCCAACAGTCTGTGTGGTGCCCACAGGCCAG GTCTCCCAACCCTCTGCGCTTGTGCCGAGAGCCCTTGAGCCGTGTCCACTGGCCCCCTTCAACCCAGAGGCGGCGATCAAGGATGAGCCCTGTTCCAGAGGAGTCCTCTTCACAAAAGGTGGACCGAGTCCCCCAGCCCACCCTGGTGGTGATGCTGGAAGACATTGCTGGCCCCAGATCCCCAGCTAAGGTACCCGAACATCGG GGTTTTGTCGATGAGACCTCCAACTTCACCATCCCAGCACGAAG AGCCGAGGCCATGACAATGGTTCACCAGCCAGTGTCTCTGCCCAAGGACCTGGAAGCCCCATTCCAGCCATCTGCCCTGCCTACAGGCCATTCAGAGAGCCCACCACCAG CCCCAGATCCTGACTTGGAGTCCCCATCAACCCCACCAGCGTCCAGCCTTTTACGTCCCCACCTCAGTCCTTGGGGCCTGGCCCCCCTCTTCCGTTCCGTCCGCTCCAAGTTGGAGAGTTTCGCTGACATCTTCCTCACACCCAACAAAGCCCCGCGGCCCCCACCCCCGGCACCTCCAATGAAGCTAGAGTTGAAGATTGCCATTTCAGAGGCGGAGCAGTCTGGGGCACCTGAGGGTGCCACGTCTATTAGTCCCAGGCCCCCTATCCGCCAGTGGCGGGCCCAGGACCACAGTCCCCCAGCATTGCTCCCTAAGCCCTCTCTGGGCCGAAGCCACTCCTGCCCCAATCTAGGGCCCCCTGGCCCAGGTGCCTGCACCTGGCTCCCCGTCCCATCCCATTCAAACCGGCCTCGACCCCGGCGGCACACTGTGGGTGGTGGAGAGATGGCCCAAGCCCCGCCACCTCCTCGGCCCTGTCTCCGGAAAGAGGTGTTTCCTCTCGGAGGTGTGGGAGCCTCCCCACCCCTCACCACATCTTGCTCGTCCACTGCATCCACTTCCTCCTTCTCCGAGCCTGCAGACCCCAG GTTGAACAAGAAGGAGTTCAGTTTGGAAGAAATTTACACCAATAAGAATTACCAATCGCCCACAACCAGGAG GACCTTTGAGACCATCTTTGAGGAACCCCGGGAACGCAATGGAACTCTGATCTTCACCAGCTCAAGGAAGCTCCGGCGGGCTGTAGAGTTTCGGGACAGCAGCCTTCCTCGCTCCCGGCGGCCCTACCGAGGGGTCCGTGCTGCAGCTGGCAGGACCCTTCCTCCCAACCTGACCCCAAACCCAGACGTGGGACCCCTACTGCAGCAGCGGCTGGAGGAGCTGGATGCCTTGCttttggaggagaaggaggaggaggaaatggatggGGAGCAGCCCCATTGGACCTAG